The Bacillus sp. Marseille-Q1617 genome has a segment encoding these proteins:
- a CDS encoding GNAT family N-acetyltransferase translates to MKITQQWVQEDSDYIRKKLIEYNMSAINEEVKTPLEKVSFVLRNDQDEIVGGVVGETFWHHLHIDFLWVAEEYRKEGYGVQLIERIEGYAKERGCYLVILNTFSFQAPDFYKKMGYREFGMLKDFPKGARQHFMEKRIQ, encoded by the coding sequence ATGAAAATCACACAGCAATGGGTTCAGGAAGACAGCGACTACATAAGAAAAAAATTGATTGAATACAATATGAGTGCTATTAATGAAGAAGTGAAGACACCCTTGGAGAAGGTCAGTTTCGTGCTTCGGAATGATCAGGATGAGATTGTCGGGGGAGTCGTCGGGGAGACATTTTGGCACCATCTTCATATCGACTTTCTCTGGGTAGCCGAGGAATATAGGAAGGAAGGATACGGTGTTCAGCTCATTGAAAGAATAGAAGGCTATGCAAAGGAAAGAGGCTGCTATTTGGTGATTTTGAATACATTCAGTTTTCAGGCCCCTGATTTTTACAAAAAAATGGGCTACCGCGAATTCGGAATGCTGAAGGATTTCCCAAAGGGTGCGCGGCAGCATTTTATGGAGAAACGGATACAATAG
- a CDS encoding sensor histidine kinase: MSTVGKQLAAGLLFSLSVLIVLSVSFFYLYPLDDWSLLWEVEVMDIPGIGFIVLVSIILGMIFGLRSGWIHKKQLHEIEDALLHVEQGKTFTPAESSVSELQHIWKKVDTLGKHLADQARYSQKLANEKAEEQEKRIQEIVSQERNRLARELHDSVSQQLFAASMLMSAITETPSSTRTPQEEKQLKMVEQMIHQSQLEMRALLLHLRPVALKGKNLQEGMKELLVELSQKVPLEIDWKIEDMKLDKGVEDHLFRILQESVSNTLRHAKASSLEVLLIKRESIIILRVVDDGQGFDVNESKATSSYGLQNMKERAIEIGGTCKIVSIPNKGTRLEVKVPVVENVGEEND; encoded by the coding sequence ATGAGTACAGTCGGGAAGCAGCTTGCAGCCGGATTGCTTTTTTCACTCAGCGTTCTGATTGTGTTGTCTGTCTCATTCTTTTACCTGTATCCCCTTGATGATTGGTCACTATTATGGGAAGTTGAAGTCATGGATATTCCGGGCATCGGATTCATCGTGCTGGTCAGCATCATTTTAGGGATGATCTTCGGACTTCGGTCTGGCTGGATCCATAAAAAGCAGCTGCATGAAATTGAAGATGCGCTCCTGCATGTGGAACAGGGTAAGACGTTCACACCGGCAGAGTCATCGGTTTCAGAACTTCAGCACATCTGGAAAAAGGTAGACACATTAGGAAAGCATCTTGCCGACCAGGCAAGATATTCACAGAAGCTGGCAAATGAAAAGGCGGAAGAGCAGGAAAAAAGGATTCAGGAAATCGTGTCCCAGGAGCGTAACCGTCTCGCCAGGGAGCTTCACGATTCCGTCAGCCAGCAGCTGTTCGCAGCATCCATGCTCATGTCAGCCATCACGGAGACACCGTCCTCGACTCGAACGCCGCAGGAAGAGAAACAGCTCAAGATGGTGGAACAGATGATTCATCAGTCACAGCTCGAAATGAGGGCGCTCCTCCTTCATTTGCGCCCTGTTGCATTAAAAGGGAAAAACCTGCAAGAAGGAATGAAGGAGCTATTGGTCGAATTATCACAAAAGGTCCCTCTGGAAATCGATTGGAAGATCGAAGACATGAAACTCGACAAGGGAGTCGAAGACCACCTGTTCAGGATCCTGCAGGAATCTGTCTCCAATACCCTCAGGCATGCAAAAGCTTCATCACTCGAAGTGCTGTTGATCAAACGGGAATCGATCATTATTTTGCGTGTAGTGGACGACGGGCAGGGCTTTGATGTCAACGAATCGAAAGCAACGAGTTCATACGGGCTTCAGAATATGAAAGAAAGAGCCATTGAAATCGGCGGCACGTGCAAGATTGTCAGTATCCCAAATAAAGGTACACGCCTTGAGGTGAAGGTGCCTGTTGTAGAGAATGTAGGTGAAGAAAATGATTAA
- a CDS encoding IS4 family transposase: MSKSIGQRMLICQCLSQLPTEDLQCPLLDYGKKLTTEALLRIGVAAHLDQMSSYSHIEEKIRAYTDLMKLLNVNGISGSQISRRINDLSTEVVQSVFIKVMAKVRHYTRKQNGISNAIGRLNIVDSTEFRLPENMCDWAFISKGHNAVKMHTRLVVTSKNTVFPDKIVPSTGNVTDFESSDVIIEEANATYVMDRGYGSKKNLMDWLDKEIDFVARIGKNLVLYTLEEREPTHSSVLKDETVNFGISNEPVRYIEFVDEKNQVYRILTTRFDLTDVEILEIYKNRWLIELFFKWIKGHLKMKKIWSTKPQGIWNHMFLALIAYGLSLLIKLQLNSTKTAWNFFRVLQIYLFQPADRILNELNRRKKPSKGRQKVQKPLGKKNLFFGDTGIVMVKEKKTKKK, translated from the coding sequence ATGAGTAAAAGTATAGGTCAAAGAATGTTAATTTGTCAATGTTTATCCCAACTTCCTACGGAAGATTTACAATGTCCTCTTCTTGATTATGGAAAGAAGCTGACTACCGAAGCCCTATTAAGGATAGGTGTGGCTGCGCACCTGGATCAGATGAGTTCGTATTCTCATATTGAAGAAAAGATCCGAGCGTATACCGATCTAATGAAACTATTGAATGTCAACGGGATTAGTGGCTCTCAAATAAGCCGGCGGATCAACGATCTTTCTACCGAGGTAGTACAAAGTGTGTTTATCAAAGTAATGGCTAAAGTTCGTCACTACACTCGGAAGCAAAACGGTATTTCGAATGCGATTGGACGTTTGAACATCGTGGATTCTACAGAATTTCGGTTACCTGAAAACATGTGTGACTGGGCCTTTATTTCAAAGGGCCATAATGCTGTTAAAATGCATACACGATTGGTTGTCACTTCCAAAAATACAGTGTTTCCAGATAAAATCGTCCCTTCAACGGGTAATGTGACAGACTTTGAAAGCTCAGATGTCATCATTGAAGAGGCTAACGCTACCTATGTCATGGATAGAGGGTATGGATCGAAGAAAAACTTGATGGACTGGTTGGACAAAGAAATTGATTTTGTTGCCCGTATTGGAAAGAACTTAGTTCTTTACACATTGGAAGAACGAGAACCAACTCACTCGTCTGTTCTAAAAGACGAGACCGTTAATTTTGGTATTTCAAATGAACCCGTTCGCTACATTGAGTTTGTCGATGAAAAGAATCAAGTATATCGGATTTTGACCACTCGCTTTGATTTAACGGATGTGGAAATCCTCGAAATCTACAAAAACCGATGGTTGATTGAACTCTTCTTCAAATGGATAAAGGGTCATCTCAAGATGAAAAAGATATGGAGTACCAAACCGCAAGGTATCTGGAATCACATGTTTCTAGCACTAATCGCATACGGGCTATCACTGTTAATCAAGCTTCAACTGAACTCAACGAAGACGGCATGGAACTTCTTTCGAGTCTTACAGATTTATTTATTCCAACCGGCAGACAGAATCTTGAATGAGTTAAACCGAAGGAAGAAACCATCCAAAGGAAGGCAGAAAGTGCAAAAACCTCTGGGGAAAAAGAATCTGTTTTTTGGTGATACTGGGATTGTGATGGTGAAAGAAAAGAAAACGAAGAAGAAATAA
- a CDS encoding DMT family transporter — translation MKFAGTGLVVLAAICWGISGGIADVLMNKGWDPIVISFYRGAVGFICFFLWFLFRLRQNRVTSPRLFMWALIAGVGVAGNFTFYFLSIEASSVAVAATLMYTAPVFVLLISFFLRIEPSTWFKWGCIAGVLLGIVLLTGAYNTESISVSFIGMGAGLAAGLSYALFIFGFKNASSIANPPATLAISFFSFCLILFLFTDKAEAVEVLASSDLGLFLLLGILGAGLSFTLYVIGIRWTTPSNASMVAMVEPVTASLFGVLVIGDHLNAIQILGMAVILVTITVLSVKQSD, via the coding sequence ATGAAATTTGCAGGTACTGGTTTAGTAGTGTTAGCCGCTATATGCTGGGGCATCAGCGGGGGAATTGCCGATGTATTAATGAACAAGGGCTGGGATCCGATTGTGATTTCATTTTACCGGGGGGCCGTCGGCTTTATATGTTTTTTTCTGTGGTTTCTCTTTCGTCTTAGACAAAACCGGGTCACCTCTCCCCGTTTATTCATGTGGGCTCTGATTGCGGGTGTGGGCGTTGCCGGGAATTTCACTTTTTATTTTTTGAGTATCGAGGCATCAAGTGTTGCGGTAGCCGCTACTTTAATGTACACCGCACCTGTATTCGTTCTCTTAATCTCCTTTTTCTTACGGATTGAACCTTCTACTTGGTTCAAGTGGGGCTGCATTGCCGGTGTTCTTTTAGGGATTGTCCTGCTTACAGGTGCCTACAACACTGAATCGATTTCAGTGAGTTTTATTGGGATGGGCGCGGGACTTGCTGCCGGTCTTTCCTATGCTTTATTTATTTTCGGGTTTAAAAATGCATCTTCTATCGCGAATCCGCCCGCCACGTTAGCCATTTCTTTTTTTTCATTTTGTCTCATCCTTTTTCTCTTCACGGATAAGGCTGAAGCAGTTGAAGTGTTGGCATCAAGTGATCTAGGACTATTTTTACTTCTTGGGATCCTCGGGGCTGGACTTTCATTTACATTGTACGTGATTGGAATACGATGGACTACTCCGTCAAATGCTTCCATGGTCGCTATGGTAGAGCCGGTGACAGCTTCATTATTTGGCGTTCTGGTTATCGGGGATCATTTGAATGCCATTCAAATTCTTGGCATGGCGGTCATCCTGGTTACGATCACCGTGCTTAGTGTGAAGCAGTCTGACTAA
- a CDS encoding VLRF1 family aeRF1-type release factor, which translates to MSLQKTMNKLENLSLQKPDKLLTVYLNTDRSDPDQQGGEWKIALKNGFNRLEEYLKSAPEERERLQAIRPKVEDHILSRERELPRSFIIFASDDSGIWETFELQVPVETNFYWEEKPHLEQLKSLHDQYPQTGLVLLQQNQIKILTSAFGQLQTSEFMEFDLDTEDWRRSEGPHHADVSMGSGGGKSNQQDEFDERLKANQQRWWKSLGSILDKKAADENWGKIVLVGDKEEAAVLSENMNKDVHDTIQKNLLNENEHKVIEKLLA; encoded by the coding sequence ATGTCTTTACAAAAAACGATGAACAAGCTTGAAAACTTATCCTTACAGAAACCGGACAAACTATTGACCGTCTATTTGAACACCGACCGCAGCGACCCTGATCAGCAGGGAGGCGAATGGAAAATCGCACTGAAGAACGGGTTTAACCGTCTGGAAGAGTATTTGAAGAGTGCCCCCGAAGAACGAGAGAGACTTCAGGCAATCCGTCCAAAAGTGGAAGACCATATTTTGAGTCGGGAAAGGGAACTGCCGAGAAGCTTCATCATCTTTGCTTCAGATGACAGCGGCATCTGGGAAACGTTCGAGCTGCAGGTACCGGTCGAAACGAACTTCTATTGGGAGGAAAAGCCCCATCTCGAGCAATTAAAATCACTGCACGACCAATATCCGCAAACCGGACTGGTCCTCCTGCAGCAAAATCAGATCAAAATCCTCACCTCCGCTTTCGGACAGCTCCAAACAAGCGAGTTCATGGAATTCGATCTCGACACAGAGGACTGGAGACGAAGTGAAGGACCGCACCATGCAGATGTCAGCATGGGCAGCGGAGGCGGAAAATCAAACCAGCAGGATGAATTTGATGAAAGGCTGAAAGCCAATCAGCAGCGCTGGTGGAAGAGCCTTGGCAGTATCCTCGATAAAAAAGCCGCCGATGAAAACTGGGGAAAAATCGTCCTTGTCGGTGACAAAGAAGAAGCGGCGGTACTTTCGGAAAATATGAATAAAGACGTTCACGATACGATTCAGAAGAATCTCTTAAATGAAAATGAACATAAGGTGATTGAAAAGCTTTTAGCATAA
- the liaF gene encoding cell wall-active antibiotics response protein LiaF yields the protein MLNRLRSDGISWIILIGTLLILLEVSFYDGGVLVFLFIAAFAIYFGRKNIHKKSGKILFWFGVISLGINIFNTVAFKFLLFAILLFIIMRFADSKKHPKYIAPSIKETFTQTQEPLIMKKSALQNEWFGTKRTPEDVFEWNDINIQGIIGDSVIDMANTVLPKGTSVVSVRNILGNVEILVPYDVEVSIHHSVLAGSIEIFESVEPKAINQSLYYQTPGYETAVQRVKIVTSLWIGDLEVKRI from the coding sequence TTGTTAAATCGACTGCGTTCAGACGGCATAAGCTGGATCATACTGATCGGAACTTTACTCATCCTGTTGGAAGTCTCCTTTTATGACGGGGGGGTTCTGGTCTTTCTTTTTATCGCGGCTTTTGCCATCTATTTCGGCCGCAAGAATATTCATAAAAAATCAGGAAAGATCCTGTTCTGGTTCGGGGTCATCAGCCTGGGGATCAATATATTCAATACCGTCGCTTTTAAATTTTTGCTTTTTGCCATCTTACTTTTTATTATCATGCGATTTGCGGATTCAAAGAAACACCCTAAATATATAGCTCCTTCCATCAAAGAAACGTTCACTCAAACACAGGAACCGCTGATCATGAAAAAATCAGCCCTTCAAAATGAATGGTTCGGTACTAAGCGCACACCTGAGGACGTATTTGAATGGAATGATATCAACATTCAGGGAATCATCGGTGATTCGGTCATCGATATGGCGAATACCGTCCTTCCGAAAGGGACCTCGGTCGTGTCGGTCCGCAATATCCTCGGGAATGTGGAAATCCTTGTTCCATATGATGTGGAAGTCAGCATACATCATTCAGTGCTGGCGGGTTCCATTGAAATTTTTGAAAGTGTGGAACCGAAAGCGATCAACCAATCCCTCTACTATCAGACGCCGGGCTACGAGACAGCCGTCCAGCGGGTAAAAATAGTGACTTCCCTCTGGATTGGAGATTTAGAGGTGAAGAGAATATGA
- a CDS encoding GNAT family N-acetyltransferase, whose amino-acid sequence MRAERLTENTREEFLEYCRKHRHDVDDSYLYEDQLKDFKVDEEENPTYLLIEEDRVAGAVSLYRSEYFLKGNRARFRIFHSTILTLEAYTLLWEKIKVHGEDLVKVFTFIDEKNTAVRKIMEELGFGIERISYLLERQAQDVPQVDVPAGYSLEDLVFDRDEEKWCEVRNAAFSHLAGAETPITAGQVKEAKNHDGYLPGGMKILFRNDVPAAILNVEKEWDEGEWKTFIGLLAVKPDQQGKGLGRLLLREGLRFGKETGMEKAMISVNGENDKAVKLYTQEGFEKKVVMVCYKYDMK is encoded by the coding sequence ATGAGAGCAGAGCGCTTAACAGAAAACACGAGGGAAGAATTTCTGGAGTATTGCCGTAAACACCGGCACGACGTGGATGATTCTTATCTATATGAGGACCAGCTGAAGGATTTCAAGGTCGATGAAGAAGAGAATCCAACCTATCTTCTAATAGAAGAAGACAGGGTCGCCGGTGCGGTTTCCCTCTATCGAAGTGAATATTTCCTTAAAGGAAACAGGGCGCGCTTCAGGATATTTCACAGTACGATCCTTACGCTGGAGGCTTATACACTTCTGTGGGAAAAGATAAAAGTGCATGGGGAAGATTTAGTTAAAGTGTTTACATTTATCGACGAAAAGAATACGGCTGTAAGAAAGATCATGGAGGAATTAGGTTTTGGTATAGAGAGAATATCTTATTTGCTTGAACGGCAGGCACAGGATGTACCTCAAGTGGATGTTCCAGCGGGATACAGTCTGGAAGACCTTGTCTTCGACCGTGATGAAGAAAAATGGTGTGAAGTGAGGAATGCTGCGTTCTCTCATTTAGCAGGTGCCGAAACACCGATTACAGCCGGGCAGGTCAAGGAAGCGAAGAATCATGATGGGTATCTGCCCGGGGGAATGAAAATTCTCTTCCGCAATGATGTTCCGGCAGCGATATTGAACGTTGAGAAGGAGTGGGATGAAGGGGAATGGAAAACCTTCATCGGCCTATTGGCAGTCAAACCGGATCAGCAGGGGAAAGGGCTCGGAAGGCTGCTGTTGAGGGAAGGGCTGCGTTTTGGGAAGGAAACCGGAATGGAAAAAGCCATGATCTCTGTGAATGGAGAAAATGATAAAGCAGTGAAGCTCTATACTCAAGAAGGGTTCGAGAAGAAGGTTGTCATGGTTTGTTATAAGTATGATATGAAATAA
- a CDS encoding phospholipase D-like domain-containing protein, translating into MSVKKVSLSVISTALLLVGSLVPQGGMDLREVTAASNTAVINEVAWMGTTASYNNEWIELYNPSSSSLSLDGWVLEAQDGSPSIPLSGSVAANDYFLLERTSDSTISGVTADQIYTGAIGNSNEVLYLKDASGTIVDEVDSWYAGDNTTKATMERSDSTVAGTNAASWATSTAAYEGGYGTPKAPNSQSAPPSGSGSESLTNVSEELGAINVFFNKSAATQYASSGNAANYNVNLEDQLIERLNEATTSIDFATYEINLPRVVDTLMEKAAQGVDVRILADAKDGSDPHYAERYETMRLYLEKLVRGKDSIVGTADDAHILSDSPMFAVEDAAKRSAYNLPAGFTDFPQRTVMVGNTETTGHLFVEGEEKAVDSYYSPGNQMHNKFAVVDDTWVFTGSWNFTVTGLYGTEENMNQGILDGNQQHVVEVHSPELAAIYETEFEEMWGSGITTPDKTVSNFSTRKIDNTPHSVTIGGKEVEVYFSSGDDAVGRMTELVKTEADESAYFTIFAWSDQALVDELKNKWEGSYADNQGALTGFDVKGLFDASFWNQWWSASIEMTGRTASQTSENNPNIRWANPAPVYQANESRKLHAKTMIIDADTTSDPTVIVGSTNWSENGNNVNDENMLIIHDAAITNQFVQEFNARYVNAGGVVQ; encoded by the coding sequence ATGAGTGTGAAAAAGGTTTCTTTGTCAGTAATCAGTACAGCGTTATTGCTTGTGGGGAGTCTGGTTCCACAAGGTGGCATGGATTTAAGGGAAGTGACGGCTGCCTCCAATACAGCGGTTATCAATGAAGTCGCCTGGATGGGGACGACGGCTTCCTATAACAATGAGTGGATTGAATTGTATAACCCATCTTCCTCCAGCCTGTCTCTGGATGGATGGGTGCTTGAAGCCCAGGACGGGTCACCGAGTATTCCGTTGAGCGGATCGGTGGCGGCCAATGACTATTTTCTATTGGAAAGAACGAGTGACAGCACGATTTCAGGCGTAACAGCTGATCAGATTTATACAGGTGCCATTGGCAACTCGAATGAAGTACTCTACTTGAAGGATGCTTCGGGCACCATCGTTGATGAGGTCGACAGCTGGTATGCAGGTGATAATACGACAAAAGCGACGATGGAGAGAAGTGACAGTACGGTGGCTGGTACTAATGCAGCAAGCTGGGCTACATCGACGGCTGCCTACGAAGGCGGCTACGGGACACCGAAAGCTCCAAACTCCCAGTCTGCTCCTCCTTCAGGCAGCGGAAGTGAATCTCTCACGAATGTCAGCGAGGAACTTGGTGCAATCAATGTCTTTTTCAACAAAAGTGCAGCGACTCAATATGCTTCTTCGGGTAACGCGGCAAACTACAACGTGAACCTGGAAGATCAATTGATTGAAAGGCTGAACGAAGCGACGACCTCGATCGATTTTGCTACATATGAAATCAATCTGCCGCGTGTGGTTGATACGCTCATGGAAAAAGCCGCTCAAGGGGTGGATGTGCGTATCCTTGCCGATGCGAAGGACGGGTCCGATCCTCATTATGCGGAACGGTATGAAACGATGAGACTTTATTTAGAGAAGCTTGTCCGCGGAAAAGATTCAATCGTCGGAACCGCTGATGATGCTCATATTCTATCGGATTCCCCTATGTTTGCCGTCGAAGACGCAGCGAAGCGTTCAGCATACAACCTGCCTGCAGGCTTCACTGATTTCCCGCAGCGTACGGTGATGGTGGGGAACACGGAGACGACAGGTCATCTGTTCGTTGAAGGCGAAGAGAAGGCAGTGGACAGCTATTACTCACCAGGAAATCAGATGCATAACAAATTTGCAGTGGTGGATGACACATGGGTGTTCACTGGCAGCTGGAATTTTACGGTGACTGGACTTTACGGTACTGAAGAGAATATGAATCAGGGAATTCTTGACGGGAATCAGCAGCACGTCGTCGAAGTTCATTCCCCTGAGCTTGCTGCCATCTATGAAACGGAGTTCGAGGAAATGTGGGGAAGCGGGATCACGACACCTGATAAGACGGTTTCGAACTTCAGTACGCGAAAAATCGATAACACTCCTCATTCAGTGACGATCGGCGGGAAAGAGGTCGAGGTATATTTTTCATCAGGTGATGATGCCGTCGGACGCATGACCGAACTTGTCAAAACGGAAGCGGATGAAAGTGCGTACTTCACGATTTTTGCCTGGAGCGATCAGGCTCTGGTCGATGAGCTAAAGAACAAATGGGAAGGAAGCTATGCGGATAATCAGGGGGCGTTGACAGGCTTTGATGTAAAAGGATTATTCGATGCAAGCTTTTGGAATCAATGGTGGTCTGCAAGTATAGAAATGACCGGCAGGACGGCATCCCAGACGAGCGAAAACAACCCGAATATCCGCTGGGCGAACCCGGCTCCGGTCTATCAGGCCAATGAAAGCAGAAAGCTTCATGCCAAAACCATGATCATCGATGCGGATACGACCAGTGATCCGACCGTCATCGTCGGTTCCACGAACTGGAGTGAAAACGGGAACAACGTAAATGATGAAAACATGTTGATCATCCATGACGCTGCCATTACGAATCAGTTTGTGCAGGAATTTAATGCGCGATATGTGAATGCAGGCGGGGTCGTTCAGTAG
- a CDS encoding response regulator transcription factor, protein MIKVVFVDDHEMVRIGVSSYLSAQSDIEVVGEASDGKEGVKLALELRPDIILMDLVMKEMDGIQATKEIVEQWPEAKIIIVTSFLDDDKVYPALEAGAVSYMLKTSKASEIADAVRKTHHGQSILEPEVTGKMMSRMRQRSVSEPHEELTNRELEILLLMTQGKTNQEIADELFIALKTVKTHVSNILSKLGVQDRTQAVIYAFKHDLVK, encoded by the coding sequence ATGATTAAAGTCGTATTTGTAGATGATCATGAAATGGTCCGGATCGGGGTCTCGTCTTATTTGTCAGCGCAGTCTGATATTGAAGTGGTCGGCGAAGCGTCCGACGGGAAAGAAGGTGTGAAGCTTGCACTAGAGCTGCGACCGGATATCATCCTCATGGACCTTGTGATGAAGGAAATGGACGGAATCCAGGCGACGAAGGAAATTGTGGAGCAGTGGCCGGAAGCGAAGATCATCATCGTCACCAGCTTTTTGGATGACGACAAGGTATACCCGGCACTCGAAGCAGGTGCGGTCAGCTATATGCTGAAAACCTCCAAAGCAAGTGAAATCGCCGACGCAGTCAGAAAAACCCATCACGGGCAATCCATCCTGGAGCCTGAAGTGACAGGAAAGATGATGTCCAGGATGAGACAGCGGAGTGTTTCCGAACCTCACGAAGAACTGACCAACCGGGAGCTTGAAATCCTGCTGCTGATGACGCAGGGTAAGACAAATCAGGAAATAGCGGACGAACTGTTCATAGCGTTGAAGACAGTGAAGACGCATGTCAGTAATATTTTATCCAAGCTTGGTGTGCAGGACCGCACGCAGGCTGTGATCTATGCATTTAAACACGATTTGGTGAAGTGA
- a CDS encoding RDD family protein codes for MIQPAGFWIRVGAGIMDWLIINLPLIIITGLITGEFSEENTFVSAITFLYVLITPVLWKGYVVGKRIAGIRIVKKDGSNVHIGNMLMRNIVAGIVYVLTLGIGIIVSAFMVGLREDKRSIHDFIAGTYVTHAKPKAADPLH; via the coding sequence ATGATACAACCAGCAGGTTTTTGGATTCGAGTGGGAGCGGGTATAATGGATTGGCTAATCATCAACCTTCCATTGATTATCATCACCGGACTGATTACAGGTGAATTTTCCGAGGAAAATACCTTTGTTTCAGCAATCACTTTTCTTTATGTCCTGATCACTCCAGTTCTTTGGAAAGGGTATGTAGTGGGGAAACGCATTGCAGGTATCCGGATTGTAAAGAAAGACGGCAGCAATGTCCATATAGGAAATATGCTGATGAGAAACATAGTGGCAGGAATCGTTTATGTCCTTACATTGGGAATAGGTATCATCGTAAGTGCATTCATGGTCGGCCTGCGTGAAGACAAACGTTCAATTCATGATTTTATTGCCGGAACATATGTAACCCATGCCAAGCCGAAAGCGGCCGATCCGCTTCACTGA
- the aldA gene encoding aldehyde dehydrogenase, translating into MKSYQLYINGEFTNGSSRETIDVINPATEEVISTIPKATEEDVNTAVEAAHSAFLSWEKVPSKERASYLYKIADKLEDRRDAFVRMLTEENGKTLEASEGEIDVAIEYFRYMAGWALRYEGEILESERSNENILVYKKPIGVVAGIVPWNFPMFILARKLAPAIVTGCTIVLKPSQYTPNTACEFAKIIEEVELPKGVFNLVTGKGSDIGNPLSGHPKVRMVSMTGSYPAGSKVMEAASKSITKVNLELGGKAPAIVTKHADIELAVEKIKTSRITNSGQACTNAERVYVHESIAEEFFSKITEAFKNTAVGDPTDRENEIGPLVNKDRLDTVTEMVNNAVENGAKILTGGNPLDAQQGFYYEPTILVDVKQDMEIIQEEIFGPVLPIMTYKNFDEVIELANDTEYGLSSSIFSENLHEIMRAANELRYGETFVNRENFEAINGFHAGRAQSGIGGADGKHGLNEYLETHVVYLEYDEDYKG; encoded by the coding sequence ATGAAGTCTTATCAATTATATATAAATGGTGAATTCACAAACGGTTCATCCCGTGAAACAATAGATGTGATCAATCCTGCAACGGAAGAAGTCATTTCAACCATCCCGAAGGCAACGGAAGAAGATGTTAACACTGCGGTTGAAGCGGCTCACTCAGCTTTCCTTTCATGGGAGAAAGTCCCGTCTAAAGAACGGGCTTCCTATCTGTATAAAATAGCGGATAAGCTGGAGGATCGTCGAGATGCATTCGTTCGGATGCTGACAGAAGAAAACGGGAAGACGCTTGAGGCCTCAGAAGGAGAAATCGACGTTGCCATAGAGTACTTCCGCTATATGGCAGGCTGGGCACTCCGCTATGAAGGCGAAATTCTTGAAAGTGAACGTTCTAATGAAAATATCCTTGTTTATAAGAAGCCGATCGGGGTTGTGGCTGGGATCGTTCCGTGGAACTTCCCGATGTTCATTTTGGCAAGAAAGCTTGCTCCTGCCATCGTAACAGGCTGCACAATCGTATTGAAGCCCAGCCAGTATACCCCGAATACAGCATGCGAGTTTGCAAAGATTATAGAAGAAGTGGAGCTTCCTAAAGGAGTCTTTAACCTTGTGACAGGAAAAGGGTCTGATATCGGAAATCCATTATCCGGCCACCCAAAAGTCCGTATGGTCTCCATGACAGGGAGCTACCCTGCCGGCTCGAAGGTAATGGAAGCTGCTTCAAAATCGATTACCAAAGTAAACCTGGAACTCGGCGGGAAAGCCCCTGCCATCGTGACGAAGCATGCTGATATAGAGCTTGCCGTTGAAAAAATAAAAACGTCGAGAATCACAAATTCCGGCCAGGCCTGTACAAATGCAGAGAGGGTCTATGTACATGAAAGTATAGCCGAGGAATTCTTCAGTAAGATCACCGAAGCCTTTAAAAATACAGCGGTTGGAGATCCAACCGACAGGGAAAACGAGATTGGTCCACTTGTGAATAAAGACCGCTTGGATACCGTCACTGAAATGGTCAATAACGCCGTGGAAAACGGGGCCAAAATCCTTACAGGAGGAAATCCCCTCGACGCACAGCAAGGATTTTACTATGAGCCTACCATTCTCGTAGACGTCAAGCAGGATATGGAGATCATACAAGAGGAAATCTTCGGACCGGTCTTACCGATCATGACCTATAAAAACTTTGATGAAGTGATTGAGCTTGCCAACGACACAGAGTATGGCCTCTCCTCTTCCATCTTCAGTGAAAACCTGCACGAAATCATGAGGGCTGCCAATGAACTGCGATATGGAGAAACCTTCGTCAACCGCGAGAACTTCGAAGCCATCAACGGTTTCCATGCCGGACGCGCCCAATCAGGCATCGGCGGAGCAGATGGTAAGCACGGTCTCAATGAATACCTGGAAACTCACGTAGTATACTTGGAATACGATGAAGACTATAAAGGATAA